TATCAGAGAGTGTTTTATCTGAAGGTATAGGATTCCAATTTAATTCTTGTTTCGCTTTTCTAACAGATACATGTTGATACTTGCCAAAAAAATTACTAATTATTTGTCTTGAAAGAAGTCTTTCTTTTTTCATTACTTTATGATTTAACCAATCAAAGGTATTCATTAGATAAAATGTCCATACAGGTGGCAAATAGTTTGGTACTTTTGCATCTACTTGCAATTTTTTTATTCTATTAAGTAATTCTTTAAAATCAAAATATTCTCCAGCAACAATATATCTTCCTTCAGTGTGCTGACGCTTTAAGGCATTAATATGAGCTTTTGCTACATCTCTTACATCAACAATGTGACATCCACCATTAGGAATAGTAAAAAATTGCTTTTGAAATATTTTATAATAAATACTGAGCGATGGCGTAATTCTAAAAAAATTTGGTCCAATAATTGTGGGTGGAAGAATAGAAACTAATTTAATATTTTTATTCTTACAAAGGTTAAAAGCCAATTTTTCAGCATCAATTTTTGCTTTTAATAATGGAAAGTTGCTTGAGTGATTCCAGTTATTTTCAGTCAATGGATTATTTTGGGTAGATGACATTCCACAGGCCGAACAGCTTGATGTAAAAATTATTTTTTTGATATTTTTTTCATTAGCACATTCTAGAACATTTTGTGTTCCAAAAATAATAGGTTCTTCTATTTCTTTTTTAACATTATTGCTCCATAGAAGGACTGGAGAAGCAGAATGGATAACTTCATCAATATTATTCATTGCATTTCTAAGAGATTCCTTATTCAGTAACTCTGCTTCTACTATTTCAACATTAGAAAAATTTTTTAAGTGCTCTGTTTTTTTGTTGTCTTTAATATTACGAACTGTGGCTTTGACGTGAAAACCATCAGCAGATAGTTGCTTTACAAGATTGTAGCCTAAATGACCATTACCACCAGTCACTAAAATTCTTTTCAAATTCTTCTCCTTTAATATTATGCAGCATATTTTTTATGTTTTAATTCGAATAGTAATACATATCCTACTTGCTCTAATCTATTCACGTAAAGATCTGCATTATCGACCCAAGAAAAGAACTTATCTTTATTTATTTCTTCTGTTTGATATCCTTTTTTTATCCAACTTCGTATTAAATTTTTTTTCCAAGATGTTTCAGGTGTCAACAAAATTGAACCCCGAATAATTCCATTTTTAGATAAACATCTTGAAAGTTCTTTCATCGCTAAGGCTCCAGAAGGAAACGAATTAAATCCACCAAAGCAAGAAATAGCATGAATACTGGAATTCGAGAAAGGCAGTTGATTAACGTCTCCTCGAATAAAAGTAACTGGTTTTTTTGATAATTTTATTTGTGCTTTTTCAAGCATATCTTTTGATATATCTAAAACTAATAATTTTCTGGCAAAAAATTTTTTAGATCCAAAAAGTGCGGCTGAAGTTAATGAACCATCACCAGTAGCAATATCTAAGATATTATCTTCATGTTTTAATATTTCTCTAAAAAACTTAATATGTTTAAATATATTTCCATGCCAGATAATAATATAAACTAGCAAAGCAAAAGGAGCATAAAATTTTGAATATATTTTATACGCAGTTTCTGTTACTATATTTATACTATTGTTAGTTAAACATAAGTCTAAATAAGAATTATTTTTTTTATATCTTAATTTACAATTAGTGCATAATATATAATTTATATCAAAGCTATATTCTAAAAAATTATGGCATTTAGGACAAAATAAATTTATAATTGTCATAATTAGTTTTCTCCTTTAGCAATAGATATTCTATGTAAAACAGGAGATAACGTTTTATTAATATCTTTTTTCCACATGTACCCATCAATAATGTAATGAGATAATGCCATAAAGTATATTAAAGTCATACCTACATGTTTTGGAGTAATCAAATAAAAAATAATCATCATTATTGAGTAAGTAAGCGCAATAGAAAAGTATTTAATCCAAGCATTTTTACTTACGAGTTTCTGATAAAAGGTTATAGAAATATTTGCTTCATTCATTTCTTTTGTCCTGTACTTTTCAAAAAGCCAAACAAATCCAAAATATTGAACGTTATGAAAAATTGTCCCTATGGCTACAGCCAAAGGCATTGCTGTTACTGGTATAAAGAAATAGGGGACAATATATGTTAAGATAGCTATTAGCATCAAAGAAAGTTGTGGCCATGGTATATGTCTACCTTGTTTATTTCTGTCATAAATAGCTTTTTTTAAACCAATTATTCCAATTACAGCTGTAACTGCACAATATGTATAAAAAATATTTTTAGGAATTACTGGATAAATTAAATTATATTTTTCATCTAAAGATAGAAAATATTGCACATTTTCATGCGTAAATACCCATAATAAAATGCTATATAATGCTAAAGGGAAAAATAAGTTTAAATAAAATCTGTCAGCATAAATAGTTTTATCATTAAATCGTTTTGATTGTATAGTATCATAAATTTTGCAAATACCATGATGTTGTCTATATGCATGCCATAAAGAAATATAAGAAATTAATGATAAAATCCAATCATTTAGAGTTGTTCCTTCTGTAAAAGGCAATAATAAGACTATAATGAAACAAACTATTGCTCCTGCATATATAGGTTTCATATTAAATGTTTTACGAGCTTGTTCTGGTAAAAGAGTTGCCCAAGTTAAATAATTATGAGGAATACCAAAAAAAATTAAATAAAAATTGTATATTGGAAATATAACTGCATCACCTTTCCATAAATAGAATGTAAGAAGAAGTAATGCAAAAATTCCTGATAAATGGAAGAAAATTAAGTCAAAATTTTTATCTTTCAACCATAATGAACTATTTATTAATAAATTGGTATTTTTATCAAAGTTAATTGATTTAAGCATTAGAAAAATTCCTTTTTTAATTTTGTAAATATTTTAATCACTTTTTTTAATTCTTCTTCTGTATGGGTTGCCATAACGCTTAATCTTAATCTTTGTTTATTTTTAGCTACAGCAGGATACTCAATTGAATTAATAAATAAATTATGATTGTTTAAAAATTTATTTACTTCTCTAATATCAAACTTAGCAGGAATAAGTATTGGTATAATTGCTGAATCTGTTGTAACTCCATAGTCTAGCTCATTTAAGTTTTTTACAAGATAGTTTACATTTGAAAATAGATTTTTACGCAATTGTCTTTCATTTTGAATGACTTCAATACTTGCTAAAATGGCTGCTACTATTGGAGGTGGCAAATGCGCAGAAAACATATAAGATCTGGCAAAATAGCGCATGTATTGAATCACTTCTTTTTTAGCGAGAAGAAATCCTCCTGTAACTGCAAAGACTTTGCTAAATGTTCCCATGGTTATTGGAACTGCATCATTAATTTTCCAATGTTCAGCCGATCCTCTTCCGTTTTCGCCCAGTATTCCTGTCCCATGAGCATCATCAATAACTAAAGTTGCTTTATATTTTATACATAATTCCGAAATTTCTTTTAATTTAGATAAGTTTCCATCCATAGAAAAAACACCTTCAGTCGTAACAAAAATGTGCCCTTTACAAATAGATGAATAGCGTTCAAGTAATATTTTTAAATGAGCTATATTATTATGCTTAAATCTTAAAGTTTTTACTTTATTAAAAGGATCATTATTTAAATATGTTACTGCATCATATAGACTCGCATGACTTAACTCATCGTAAATAAGAATGTCATTTCCAGAAATTAATGCTTTTACCCATCCCAAATTTGCTTGATATCCGCTCGCAAATAACATTGCATCATAGTCATCAGCATTTTCACCATATTTGAACTCACAAAGTTTTCTTTCTAATTTTTTATGTAAAGTAGACATGCCATTTAGCAGCGGCGGTCCTCCAACTCCTATTCCATAGTTTTCAACAGCATGGATTAACGCTTCTTTTACTTTAGGATGTGTAGAAAGTCCTAAATAATTATTAGAACCAAACATAAGCATTTTTTTAGGTGTCTTTGTAATTTGATCAAATATAAGGCTTGAATGCTCGCAAGGTCCCATTAATTCTCGGCAATAAAGGGCTTTTCCTTGTGCTAAAATATTGGATAAAAATTCATTAAATGGAGTTACTTTTTCAATAAGTGATTTTCCTGAAGGCTTTATGAATTCAGCTAAAGAAAAATTTTCAGCATTATTTGCAGAAAGAAGTTTATTTTTTTCAAAGTCAAACATAAATATTCCTTTCAATTTTTTTTGAATTTTGCAAATTTTTTAAAATTAACTTTGCCGTCTTTTTTGCAAAATTAGTTAATTCATTAGGATTCATTCCCAATGCTAATATATTTTTTCTTACCGCTTTGTTATGAAAAGCATTTTTATTCATATTAATATCAAAAACACAAATAGATATAATGAATTTAATTAAAATTATATCGAAAAAAGATAAACTATTTTTCTTTAGTTCATCACTAATTATAATACTTATTCCAGAAATATGCCTTTCTTCATCTTCTGAAATTAGATTAATTAATTTTTCAAATTCAAATAAATTAAATTTTTTAGCTGTATTAGAAAGTTTTTTATAGAATTGAACACCATAAATTTCAAAAAACTGTAGCAATATTAGTCCATAAATTGGTTTTCTAGGGAATAATTTAGCAAACATTTTTAGAAAAAAGTCATAGATAATTTTATCAGCAATACTTTTCTGTTCCTTTTTGTACTTAAATGTTTGTAAATTATAATTAATTAATTTATTAGTATGAATGCTTTCGTCTAATTTCTGTGACTTAAGGAAATTAAATTTCT
The Pigmentibacter ruber genome window above contains:
- a CDS encoding NAD-dependent epimerase/dehydratase family protein — its product is MKRILVTGGNGHLGYNLVKQLSADGFHVKATVRNIKDNKKTEHLKNFSNVEIVEAELLNKESLRNAMNNIDEVIHSASPVLLWSNNVKKEIEEPIIFGTQNVLECANEKNIKKIIFTSSCSACGMSSTQNNPLTENNWNHSSNFPLLKAKIDAEKLAFNLCKNKNIKLVSILPPTIIGPNFFRITPSLSIYYKIFQKQFFTIPNGGCHIVDVRDVAKAHINALKRQHTEGRYIVAGEYFDFKELLNRIKKLQVDAKVPNYLPPVWTFYLMNTFDWLNHKVMKKERLLSRQIISNFFGKYQHVSVRKAKQELNWNPIPSDKTLSDTLNWFYEL
- a CDS encoding class I SAM-dependent methyltransferase; this translates as MTIINLFCPKCHNFLEYSFDINYILCTNCKLRYKKNNSYLDLCLTNNSINIVTETAYKIYSKFYAPFALLVYIIIWHGNIFKHIKFFREILKHEDNILDIATGDGSLTSAALFGSKKFFARKLLVLDISKDMLEKAQIKLSKKPVTFIRGDVNQLPFSNSSIHAISCFGGFNSFPSGALAMKELSRCLSKNGIIRGSILLTPETSWKKNLIRSWIKKGYQTEEINKDKFFSWVDNADLYVNRLEQVGYVLLFELKHKKYAA
- a CDS encoding aminotransferase class I/II-fold pyridoxal phosphate-dependent enzyme, translated to MFDFEKNKLLSANNAENFSLAEFIKPSGKSLIEKVTPFNEFLSNILAQGKALYCRELMGPCEHSSLIFDQITKTPKKMLMFGSNNYLGLSTHPKVKEALIHAVENYGIGVGGPPLLNGMSTLHKKLERKLCEFKYGENADDYDAMLFASGYQANLGWVKALISGNDILIYDELSHASLYDAVTYLNNDPFNKVKTLRFKHNNIAHLKILLERYSSICKGHIFVTTEGVFSMDGNLSKLKEISELCIKYKATLVIDDAHGTGILGENGRGSAEHWKINDAVPITMGTFSKVFAVTGGFLLAKKEVIQYMRYFARSYMFSAHLPPPIVAAILASIEVIQNERQLRKNLFSNVNYLVKNLNELDYGVTTDSAIIPILIPAKFDIREVNKFLNNHNLFINSIEYPAVAKNKQRLRLSVMATHTEEELKKVIKIFTKLKKEFF